From one Pithys albifrons albifrons isolate INPA30051 chromosome 22, PitAlb_v1, whole genome shotgun sequence genomic stretch:
- the CORT gene encoding cortistatin isoform X1, protein MAFISLQNCSLRKQGVQKEGSHCQLTVALFIALACAAQDSGGSSGKKEQSATRRDAVLRVLAALLDGAAAPELQPQEDAALAGLAVPDGDRAVPGRMSQLPPQLPQLPPRDRKAPCKNFFWKTFTSC, encoded by the exons ATGGCATTCATCTCTCTTCAGAACTGCAGCCTCAGGAAGCAAGGAGTCCAAAAG GAAGGCTCACACTGTCAGCTGACTGTGGCTTTATTTATTGCATTGGCCTGTGCAGCTCAGGACTCTGGAGGTTCCAGTGGCAAGAAG GAGCAGAGTGCCACGCGCAGGGACGCCGTGCTGCGGGTGTTGGCAGCGCTGCTGGACGGGGCGGCCGCGCcggagctgcagccacaggaggaCGCGgcgctggcagggctggcagtgcccgaCGGGGACCGCGCCGTGCCGGGCAGGATGTCAcagctgccaccacagctgccccagctgccacCGCGGGACCGCAAAGCGCCCTGCAAGAACTTCTTCTGGAAGACCTTCACCTCCTGCTAG
- the CORT gene encoding cortistatin isoform X2, with protein sequence MQLVASLGSLLLLLWSLRASALPAEERVAMQSTREQSATRRDAVLRVLAALLDGAAAPELQPQEDAALAGLAVPDGDRAVPGRMSQLPPQLPQLPPRDRKAPCKNFFWKTFTSC encoded by the exons ATGCAGCTGGTGGCCAGCCTGGggtcgctgctgctgctgctgtggagccTGCGAGCCTCGGCACTGCCTGCAGAGGAGAGGGTGGCCATGCAGAGCACCAGG GAGCAGAGTGCCACGCGCAGGGACGCCGTGCTGCGGGTGTTGGCAGCGCTGCTGGACGGGGCGGCCGCGCcggagctgcagccacaggaggaCGCGgcgctggcagggctggcagtgcccgaCGGGGACCGCGCCGTGCCGGGCAGGATGTCAcagctgccaccacagctgccccagctgccacCGCGGGACCGCAAAGCGCCCTGCAAGAACTTCTTCTGGAAGACCTTCACCTCCTGCTAG